Proteins encoded by one window of Streptacidiphilus sp. PB12-B1b:
- a CDS encoding serine/threonine-protein kinase, translated as MGTEEGSAGESVRGGTPPHGTASGGAATVEPPARMLAGRYRLGTRLGRGGMGTVWHAVDEMLDREVAVKELSVGHLAEEDLQIVQSRMKQEARAAARIRHPGVITIHDVLEQDGKPWIVMELISGRSLAELVEQEGTLNPREAAGIGAQVLAALHRGHLVGVIHRDVKPANVLLEQGTGRVVLTDFGIATYEGDSALTRTGDLIGSPDYLAPERVHGSRPGPSSDLWGLGATLFAAVEGESPFRRDSPLTTLTAVVTDPLPEPRNAGALTPVLQALLSKDPDERPSAPEAIRMLQRVAAGDTTTIGQPPSPLRTPTSTVPLVDRNEHTPAPAVRTEPTRPALVESEYRTEPVRAVSQQPTLEQPAGPQHQQPHQHPYQQSQQNEQSYQRPQPRRRRRRLWPWLVVAALLAALAGGGVAYDYTIMRHRSASGGGTPRPGGSPSASASPSAPVVPAGFVLTKDPDGFSFPLPITSPPFQRVAGSTLTTTDYSPESDEDHLIRFGVTAGQNLTPIQHLLQMKQSVKDKTFVVQDSGQDVFHGYPGARWDWTYVKLLPDGSQEEHHAIEQLYKDGTGTEYDIMVDYPADQWTTCYERFLAVLNGFSTP; from the coding sequence GTGGGCACGGAAGAAGGTTCGGCCGGCGAGTCGGTGCGCGGAGGGACGCCACCGCACGGCACCGCGTCGGGGGGCGCGGCCACCGTGGAGCCGCCCGCGAGAATGCTGGCCGGGCGCTACCGGCTGGGCACGCGGCTGGGGCGCGGCGGCATGGGCACGGTCTGGCACGCCGTGGACGAGATGCTGGACCGCGAGGTCGCGGTCAAGGAGCTGTCCGTGGGTCACCTCGCCGAGGAGGACCTGCAGATCGTCCAGTCCCGGATGAAGCAGGAGGCCCGCGCCGCCGCACGCATCCGGCACCCCGGTGTGATCACCATCCACGACGTGCTGGAGCAGGACGGCAAGCCGTGGATCGTGATGGAGCTGATCAGCGGCCGCTCGCTGGCCGAACTGGTCGAGCAGGAAGGCACGCTGAACCCGCGTGAGGCCGCCGGGATCGGCGCGCAGGTGCTGGCCGCGCTGCACCGGGGCCACCTGGTCGGGGTGATCCACCGCGATGTGAAGCCCGCCAACGTGCTGCTGGAGCAGGGCACCGGCCGGGTCGTGCTGACCGACTTCGGCATAGCCACCTACGAGGGCGACTCCGCCCTCACCCGCACCGGCGACCTGATCGGCTCGCCGGACTACCTCGCCCCCGAGCGCGTCCACGGCTCGCGCCCCGGCCCCTCCTCGGACCTCTGGGGCCTGGGCGCGACCCTGTTCGCGGCGGTCGAGGGCGAGTCGCCGTTCCGCCGCGACTCGCCGCTGACCACGCTCACCGCCGTGGTCACCGATCCGCTGCCGGAGCCGCGCAACGCGGGCGCGCTCACCCCGGTGCTGCAGGCGCTGCTCAGCAAGGACCCGGACGAGCGCCCCTCGGCGCCGGAGGCGATCCGGATGCTGCAGCGGGTCGCCGCCGGGGACACCACCACCATCGGCCAGCCGCCGAGCCCGCTGCGCACCCCCACCAGCACCGTCCCGCTGGTGGACCGCAACGAGCACACCCCGGCCCCGGCCGTGCGCACCGAGCCGACCCGCCCGGCGCTGGTCGAGTCCGAGTACCGGACCGAGCCGGTGCGCGCGGTGTCCCAGCAGCCGACGCTGGAGCAGCCGGCCGGGCCGCAGCACCAGCAGCCGCACCAGCACCCGTACCAGCAGTCCCAGCAGAACGAGCAGTCGTACCAGCGGCCGCAGCCGCGCCGCCGTCGCCGCCGGCTCTGGCCGTGGCTGGTGGTGGCCGCGCTGCTGGCGGCGCTGGCCGGCGGCGGGGTGGCGTACGACTACACGATCATGAGGCACCGCTCCGCCTCCGGCGGCGGCACGCCGAGACCCGGCGGCAGCCCCTCCGCCTCGGCCTCGCCCTCGGCCCCGGTGGTCCCGGCCGGCTTCGTGCTGACCAAGGACCCGGACGGCTTCAGCTTCCCGCTGCCGATCACCTCGCCGCCGTTCCAGCGGGTGGCCGGGAGCACGCTGACCACCACCGACTACTCGCCGGAGAGCGACGAGGACCACCTGATCCGCTTCGGCGTGACCGCCGGGCAGAACCTCACCCCGATCCAGCACCTGCTGCAGATGAAGCAGAGCGTCAAGGACAAGACCTTCGTCGTGCAGGACTCCGGCCAGGACGTCTTCCACGGCTACCCGGGCGCGCGCTGGGACTGGACGTACGTGAAGCTGCTCCCGGACGGCAGCCAGGAGGAGCACCACGCCATCGAGCAGCTGTACAAGGACGGCACCGGCACCGAGTACGACATCATGGTCGACTACCCGGCCGACCAGTGGACCACCTGCTACGAGCGCTTCCTGGCCGTCCTGAACGGCTTCAGCACGCCCTGA
- a CDS encoding glycoside hydrolase family 26 protein: protein MLVNVLLLSVFSAGVYAAVVSNASPKYSGLGTAQKPQSLLSRLDTLGKPAPVPTAAQFLDPDGVYFGAATQQAPFSASEVQDVTASAGAAPSMTEYFVKWTQPFDPAAVADAYRHGTLPVISWEPWSGGVENNGALAGSIPKANIDQPQYKLSNIYGGKFDAYITTFAKAVAADKWPVALRFAHEMNGVWYPWSEQVNGNAPGDYVKAWQHVHDLFQQAGATNVIWVWSPNIIRPVPHTSLAQLYPGDKYVDWIGLTGYGVNETSADQTFDPTLKELAGFTRKPVLITETGAQPGADKTEWISSFFPWLQQHPDVIGYIWTEKDQQSGANADWRYSDTPADQAAFAKGLKSLKLATGLSSAHPASSHAASSAPASSAPAGGR, encoded by the coding sequence ATGCTGGTCAACGTCCTGCTGCTGTCCGTCTTCTCGGCCGGGGTGTACGCGGCGGTGGTCTCCAACGCCTCGCCCAAGTACAGCGGGCTGGGCACCGCCCAGAAGCCGCAGAGCCTGCTCTCGCGGCTGGACACCCTGGGCAAGCCCGCCCCGGTGCCGACCGCCGCGCAGTTCCTCGACCCGGACGGGGTCTACTTCGGCGCGGCCACCCAGCAGGCCCCGTTCTCCGCCTCCGAGGTGCAGGACGTCACCGCCTCGGCCGGGGCCGCCCCCTCGATGACCGAGTACTTCGTCAAGTGGACCCAGCCGTTCGACCCGGCCGCCGTCGCCGACGCCTACCGGCACGGCACGCTGCCGGTCATCTCCTGGGAGCCCTGGAGCGGCGGCGTGGAGAACAACGGCGCGCTCGCCGGGAGCATCCCCAAGGCCAACATCGACCAGCCGCAGTACAAGCTCTCCAACATCTACGGCGGCAAGTTCGACGCCTACATCACCACCTTCGCCAAGGCGGTGGCGGCGGACAAGTGGCCGGTGGCACTGCGCTTCGCGCACGAGATGAACGGCGTCTGGTACCCCTGGTCCGAGCAGGTCAACGGCAACGCGCCGGGCGACTACGTCAAGGCGTGGCAGCACGTGCACGACCTCTTCCAGCAGGCCGGGGCCACCAATGTGATCTGGGTCTGGAGCCCCAACATCATCCGCCCGGTGCCGCACACCTCGCTGGCCCAGCTCTACCCCGGCGACAAGTACGTCGACTGGATCGGTCTGACCGGCTACGGCGTCAACGAGACCAGCGCCGACCAGACCTTCGACCCCACCCTGAAGGAGCTGGCCGGCTTCACCAGGAAGCCGGTCCTGATCACCGAGACCGGCGCCCAGCCCGGCGCCGACAAGACCGAGTGGATCAGCAGCTTCTTCCCCTGGCTGCAGCAGCACCCGGACGTGATCGGCTACATCTGGACCGAGAAGGACCAGCAGTCCGGGGCCAACGCCGACTGGCGCTACTCCGACACCCCCGCCGACCAGGCCGCCTTCGCCAAGGGGCTGAAAAGCCTGAAGCTGGCCACCGGGCTGTCCTCCGCGCACCCGGCCTCCTCGCACGCGGCCTCCTCGGCCCCGGCCTCCTCGGCCCCGGCCGGTGGCCGGTGA
- a CDS encoding UDP-glucose/GDP-mannose dehydrogenase family protein, with translation MQLTVIGTGYLGATHAACMAELGHEVLGVDVDPDKIAALQAGRVPFYEPGLEELLAKHVATGRLRFTTSYQEAAAFGEVHFSCVGTPQKKGEPGADLRYVDAVIDSLAPHLTRPTVLVGKSTVPVGTAQRLAERLAELAPAGAGAELAWNPEFLREGFAVEDTLRPDRLVFGLAGSGSRAEAVLRQVYAPLLEAEVPLVVADFPTAELVKTAANAFLATKISFINAMAEVCEAAGADVTLLSTSLSYDTRIGGRFLNAGVGFGGGCLPKDIRAFMARAGELGVDQALTFLREVDSINMRRRDRMVELAREHCEGSLLGRRIAVWGAAFKPDSDDIRDSPALNVAARLQLLGAEVTVYDPKAMDNARKMYPGLGYAASAVEAARGAEVVLHLTEWPEFRAIDPVELRPDVARPQIIDGRNALDRERWRAAGWTYRALGRP, from the coding sequence ATGCAGCTCACCGTCATAGGCACCGGTTACCTGGGGGCCACCCACGCCGCCTGCATGGCCGAGCTGGGCCACGAGGTCCTCGGCGTCGATGTCGACCCGGACAAGATCGCGGCGCTCCAGGCCGGGCGCGTGCCCTTCTACGAGCCCGGGCTCGAGGAGTTGCTCGCCAAGCACGTGGCAACCGGCCGGCTCCGCTTCACCACCTCCTACCAGGAGGCCGCGGCCTTCGGCGAGGTGCACTTCTCCTGTGTGGGCACCCCGCAGAAGAAGGGCGAGCCCGGCGCCGACCTGCGCTACGTGGACGCCGTCATCGACTCGCTGGCCCCGCACCTGACCCGGCCCACCGTGCTGGTGGGCAAGTCCACCGTGCCGGTGGGCACCGCCCAGCGGCTGGCCGAACGGCTCGCCGAACTGGCGCCCGCCGGGGCCGGGGCCGAACTGGCCTGGAACCCCGAGTTCCTGCGCGAGGGCTTCGCGGTCGAGGACACCCTGCGTCCCGACCGGCTGGTGTTCGGGCTCGCCGGGAGCGGCTCCCGCGCCGAGGCCGTGCTGCGCCAGGTGTACGCGCCGCTGCTGGAGGCCGAAGTCCCGCTGGTGGTGGCCGACTTCCCCACCGCGGAGCTGGTGAAGACCGCCGCCAACGCCTTCCTGGCCACCAAGATCTCGTTCATCAACGCCATGGCCGAGGTCTGCGAGGCGGCCGGAGCCGATGTCACGCTGCTGTCCACCTCGCTCTCCTACGACACCCGGATCGGCGGACGCTTCCTCAACGCCGGCGTCGGCTTCGGCGGCGGCTGCCTGCCCAAGGACATCCGCGCCTTCATGGCCCGTGCCGGGGAGCTGGGCGTGGACCAGGCGCTGACCTTCCTGCGCGAGGTCGACTCGATCAACATGCGCCGCCGCGACCGGATGGTGGAGCTGGCCCGGGAGCACTGCGAAGGCAGCCTGCTCGGTCGCCGGATCGCCGTCTGGGGCGCGGCGTTCAAGCCCGACTCGGACGACATCCGCGACTCGCCCGCGCTCAACGTCGCGGCCCGGCTGCAGCTGCTCGGCGCGGAGGTCACCGTCTACGACCCCAAGGCCATGGACAACGCCCGCAAGATGTACCCGGGCCTCGGCTACGCCGCGAGCGCGGTGGAGGCGGCCCGGGGCGCCGAGGTGGTGCTGCACCTGACGGAGTGGCCGGAGTTCCGCGCCATCGACCCGGTGGAGCTGCGCCCGGACGTCGCCCGGCCGCAGATCATCGACGGCCGCAACGCCCTCGACCGCGAGCGCTGGCGGGCCGCCGGCTGGACCTACCGGGCCCTGGGAAGGCCCTGA
- a CDS encoding glycerol-3-phosphate dehydrogenase/oxidase: MRSSELGPDQRAESLARMAERELDVLVVGGGVVGAGTALDAVTRGLATGIVEARDWASGTSSRSSKLIHGGLRYLEMLDFALVQEALKERGLLLQTLAPHLVKPVPFLYPLQHRGWERPYVGSGVALYDAMSVSGGHGTDLPLHRHLSRRRALRLAPCLRKDALVGAVQYYDAQMDDARFVTTLVRTAAGYGALAANRARVVGFLREGERVVGARVHDLEQGGEFEVRARQVVNATGVWTDETQALVGERGQFHVRASKGIHLVVPRDRIHSATGLILRTEKSVLFVIPWGRHWIVGTTDTEWTLGKDHPAASSADIEYLLDHVNSVLAVPLTREDVEGVYAGLRPLLAGESEATSKLSREHVVQHAVPGLVVVAGGKYTTYRVMARDAVDEAVHGLDQRVPPSCTEKVPLAGAEGYQALWNGRAELARGSGLHIARVEHLLNRYGSLVGELLQLVAEDPSLAEPLGGADDYLRAEVVHAARSEGARHLDDVLARRTRISMETFDRGTVCMREAAELMARELAWDKGQIDREVEHYRKRVEAERESQQQPDDLTADAARLGAEDIVPLR; encoded by the coding sequence ATGCGCAGCTCGGAACTGGGACCTGACCAGCGGGCGGAGTCCCTCGCCCGGATGGCCGAGCGGGAGCTCGACGTGCTGGTCGTCGGCGGCGGCGTGGTCGGCGCGGGGACGGCCCTGGACGCGGTGACCCGAGGCTTGGCCACCGGGATCGTCGAGGCCAGGGACTGGGCCTCGGGCACCTCCAGCCGCTCCAGCAAGCTGATCCACGGCGGCCTGAGATACCTGGAGATGCTGGACTTCGCGCTGGTCCAGGAGGCCCTGAAGGAGCGCGGCCTGCTGCTGCAGACGCTGGCCCCGCACCTGGTGAAGCCGGTGCCGTTCCTCTACCCCTTGCAGCACCGCGGCTGGGAGCGCCCGTACGTGGGCTCCGGCGTCGCCCTGTACGACGCCATGTCGGTCTCCGGCGGCCACGGCACCGACCTGCCGCTGCACCGGCACCTGAGCCGCCGCCGGGCCCTGCGGCTGGCGCCCTGCCTGCGCAAGGACGCCCTGGTCGGCGCGGTGCAGTACTACGACGCGCAGATGGACGACGCCCGGTTCGTCACCACCCTGGTCCGCACCGCCGCCGGGTACGGCGCGCTGGCCGCCAACCGGGCCCGGGTGGTGGGCTTCCTGCGCGAGGGGGAGCGGGTTGTCGGTGCCCGGGTGCATGATCTGGAGCAGGGGGGTGAGTTCGAGGTACGCGCCCGGCAGGTCGTCAACGCGACCGGCGTGTGGACGGACGAGACGCAGGCGCTGGTCGGCGAGCGCGGGCAGTTCCACGTCCGCGCGTCCAAGGGCATCCACCTGGTCGTCCCGCGTGACCGGATCCACTCGGCCACCGGGCTGATCCTGCGGACCGAGAAGAGCGTGCTGTTCGTCATCCCCTGGGGGCGGCACTGGATCGTCGGCACCACCGACACCGAGTGGACGCTGGGCAAGGACCACCCGGCGGCCAGCAGCGCCGACATCGAGTACCTGCTCGACCACGTGAACTCGGTCCTGGCGGTCCCGCTGACCAGGGAGGACGTCGAGGGCGTGTACGCCGGGCTGCGTCCGCTGCTGGCCGGGGAGTCCGAGGCGACGTCCAAGCTCAGCCGGGAGCACGTGGTGCAGCACGCCGTCCCCGGCCTGGTGGTGGTGGCCGGCGGCAAGTACACCACCTACCGGGTGATGGCCCGGGACGCGGTGGACGAGGCGGTGCACGGCCTGGACCAGCGGGTGCCGCCGAGCTGCACCGAGAAGGTGCCGCTGGCCGGGGCCGAGGGCTACCAGGCGCTGTGGAACGGCCGGGCCGAACTGGCCCGCGGCAGCGGCCTGCACATCGCCCGGGTCGAGCATCTGCTGAACCGTTACGGCTCGTTGGTCGGCGAACTGCTGCAACTCGTCGCCGAGGACCCGTCGCTGGCCGAGCCGCTGGGCGGGGCCGACGACTACCTGCGGGCCGAGGTCGTCCACGCCGCCCGCAGCGAGGGCGCCCGGCACCTGGACGACGTGCTGGCCCGGCGCACCCGGATCTCCATGGAGACCTTCGACCGGGGCACCGTCTGCATGCGCGAGGCCGCCGAGCTCATGGCCCGTGAACTGGCCTGGGACAAGGGTCAGATCGACCGCGAGGTGGAGCACTACCGCAAGCGGGTGGAGGCCGAGCGGGAGTCCCAGCAGCAGCCGGACGACCTCACCGCCGACGCCGCCAGACTGGGGGCGGAGGACATCGTCCCGCTCCGGTAG
- a CDS encoding glycosyltransferase family 2 protein: MLAYLLELREWWSHGVVYPFALFMTLIWVLWVIKIVLARRYKPWKRRYDTTTSVIIPVVDEPEDLFRDVLSRIIKQGPTEIIVVINGPENPGLERICDSLGVWWCWTEIPGKRNALREGLEVSTGEIAVLVDSDTLWTPNTLSELVKPFRDAEVGGVTTRQRILDPGRSVLTRWADWLESVRCQYSMPAMSVLGTVGCLPGRTIAFRSQILVDCMHDFLTEKFLGVFLEVSDDRTLTNYALKYGYRTVYQSTSLVYTDAPLQVKKLIKQQYRWARGSQYNTLRMMPWMLRRAKMLALFYFADVAVPFVLLGTFASWISAFFHRSRPGLYTELPLPASPLKEMAVIIGLAALMSLLSIAIRFGRHFAYRPQDMVFLPVFMIINTLLLLPIRLVGFFRCAHNASWGTRANSFAGERAHSPLVVVPYILGTLMLAGSVMMSV; encoded by the coding sequence ATGCTGGCGTATCTGCTGGAGCTCCGTGAGTGGTGGAGCCACGGCGTGGTGTACCCCTTCGCCCTTTTCATGACCCTGATCTGGGTGCTCTGGGTGATAAAGATCGTCCTGGCGCGGCGCTACAAACCGTGGAAGCGCCGGTACGACACCACCACTTCAGTGATCATTCCCGTGGTGGACGAGCCCGAAGATCTTTTCCGCGATGTGCTGAGCCGGATCATCAAGCAGGGGCCGACGGAGATCATCGTCGTCATCAACGGCCCGGAGAACCCCGGCCTGGAGCGTATTTGCGACAGCCTGGGCGTGTGGTGGTGCTGGACCGAGATCCCCGGCAAGCGGAACGCGCTGCGCGAGGGCCTGGAGGTCTCCACCGGCGAGATCGCGGTGCTGGTCGACTCGGACACGCTGTGGACCCCGAACACCCTCTCCGAGCTGGTCAAGCCCTTCCGCGACGCCGAGGTCGGCGGGGTGACCACCCGCCAGCGGATCCTGGACCCGGGCCGCTCGGTGCTCACCCGCTGGGCCGACTGGCTGGAGAGCGTGCGCTGCCAGTACTCCATGCCCGCCATGAGCGTCCTGGGAACCGTCGGCTGCCTGCCCGGCCGCACCATCGCCTTCCGCAGCCAGATCCTGGTCGACTGCATGCACGACTTCCTCACCGAGAAGTTCCTGGGCGTGTTCCTGGAGGTCAGCGACGACCGCACGCTCACCAACTACGCGCTCAAGTACGGCTACCGGACCGTCTACCAGTCCACCTCGCTGGTCTACACCGACGCGCCGCTGCAGGTGAAGAAGCTGATCAAGCAGCAGTACCGGTGGGCCCGGGGCTCGCAGTACAACACCCTGCGGATGATGCCGTGGATGCTGCGCCGGGCCAAGATGCTGGCCCTGTTCTACTTCGCCGACGTCGCCGTGCCCTTCGTGCTGCTGGGCACCTTCGCCTCCTGGATCTCCGCGTTCTTCCACCGCAGCCGCCCCGGGCTGTACACCGAACTCCCGCTTCCGGCCTCGCCGTTGAAGGAGATGGCGGTGATCATCGGGCTGGCCGCGCTGATGTCGCTGCTGTCGATTGCGATCCGCTTCGGCCGCCACTTCGCCTACCGGCCCCAGGACATGGTCTTCCTGCCGGTGTTCATGATCATCAATACCCTGCTGCTGCTGCCGATCCGCCTGGTCGGCTTCTTCCGCTGCGCCCACAACGCGAGTTGGGGCACGCGCGCGAACAGCTTCGCGGGTGAGCGGGCGCACAGCCCGCTGGTCGTCGTCCCCTACATCCTTGGAACCCTCATGCTGGCAGGGTCGGTGATGATGAGTGTCTAG
- a CDS encoding NAD(P)/FAD-dependent oxidoreductase has translation MVVLAVPTPDVVVIGLGPGGEEVAGRLADAGLEVVGVDERLVGGECPYWGCIPSKIMVRAGNLVGEAHRIPGNAGICRVQPDWRPVARRVRAATDGWDDKAAVDRLNTRGATVLHGTGRLTGPHEVTVLHSGGDDETVLRPRRAVVLAVGSQPVAPPVPGLAGTPYWTNRELVETPELPESLLVLGGGAVGLELGQALQRMGCAVTVLEARSRLLPREEPEAAELLTRVLATDGLDVRTGAEVASVTHADGRFHVACRRGDRLSAQRLMVAVGRLVDLDRIGADVLGLPPGARALPVDERMRVTGVPGVWAVGDATGRGAFTHLAVYQADIAVRAILGQGGRTAEYHAVPRVTFTDPEIGAVGLTEAQARDEGLAVRTGWTELASGSRGFVHGRGSDGFVKLVAADGHLVGATAAGPSGGEILGLLTLAVQTRTPLAELDATIWAYPTFHRSVGQALQDLVAA, from the coding sequence ATGGTCGTCCTCGCTGTTCCCACCCCTGATGTCGTCGTGATCGGCCTGGGCCCCGGCGGTGAGGAGGTCGCCGGGCGCCTCGCGGACGCGGGCCTGGAGGTCGTCGGCGTCGACGAACGCCTGGTCGGCGGGGAGTGCCCGTACTGGGGCTGCATCCCCTCGAAGATCATGGTGCGGGCCGGGAACCTGGTCGGCGAGGCCCACCGCATCCCCGGCAACGCCGGCATCTGCCGGGTGCAGCCGGACTGGCGGCCGGTCGCCCGGCGGGTGCGCGCCGCCACCGACGGGTGGGACGACAAGGCCGCGGTGGACAGGCTGAACACCCGCGGCGCCACCGTCCTGCACGGCACCGGACGGCTGACCGGCCCGCACGAGGTCACCGTGCTGCACAGCGGCGGCGACGACGAGACGGTGCTGCGGCCGCGCCGGGCGGTGGTGCTGGCGGTCGGCTCGCAGCCCGTCGCCCCGCCCGTGCCCGGCCTGGCGGGCACCCCGTACTGGACCAACCGCGAGCTGGTCGAGACCCCGGAGCTGCCGGAGTCGCTGCTGGTCCTCGGCGGCGGCGCGGTCGGCCTGGAACTGGGGCAGGCGCTCCAGCGGATGGGCTGCGCGGTCACCGTGCTGGAGGCCCGGTCGCGGCTGCTGCCGAGGGAGGAGCCGGAGGCCGCCGAGCTGCTCACCCGGGTGCTGGCCACCGACGGCCTGGACGTCCGCACCGGCGCCGAGGTGGCCTCGGTGACCCACGCCGACGGGCGCTTCCACGTCGCCTGCCGCCGGGGCGACCGGCTGAGCGCGCAGCGGCTGATGGTCGCCGTCGGACGCCTGGTCGACCTGGACCGGATCGGCGCGGACGTGCTGGGCCTGCCGCCCGGTGCGCGGGCGCTGCCGGTGGACGAGCGGATGCGGGTGACCGGTGTGCCCGGGGTGTGGGCGGTCGGCGACGCCACCGGCCGGGGCGCCTTCACGCACCTGGCCGTGTACCAGGCGGACATCGCCGTCCGGGCCATCCTCGGCCAAGGCGGGCGCACCGCCGAGTACCACGCCGTGCCCAGGGTCACCTTCACCGATCCGGAGATCGGCGCGGTCGGCCTCACCGAGGCCCAGGCCCGGGACGAGGGGCTGGCGGTGCGCACCGGCTGGACCGAGCTGGCCTCCGGCAGCCGGGGCTTCGTCCACGGCAGGGGCAGCGACGGCTTCGTCAAGCTGGTCGCCGCCGACGGCCACCTGGTCGGCGCGACCGCCGCCGGGCCGTCCGGCGGCGAGATCCTGGGCCTGCTCACCCTCGCGGTGCAGACCCGGACGCCGCTGGCGGAGCTGGACGCGACCATCTGGGCCTACCCGACCTTCCACCGCTCGGTGGGGCAGGCCCTGCAGGACCTGGTCGCGGCCTGA
- a CDS encoding serine/threonine-protein kinase has product MTAYQDTSGRLLAERYRLVSELGRGGMGTVWRAVDEILGRPVAVKELRFAAGMDEDERRRLIARTLTEAKAIARVRHTAAITVYDVVEEDDRPWIVMELVESRSLSEVIATDGVLPPKRAAEIGLELLAVLSQAHRSGILHRDVKPSNVLIGHDGRVVLTDFGIARVEGDPSVTSTGMLVGAPSYISPERARGRIPGAPSDLWSLGATLYAMVEGRPPYDKGSALSTLTAVMTEELTPPANGGPLVPVIAGLLRKDPQERFDENTARHLLLQVLNQDDSSPQPAQPPAPSAAQQAAGPSARPPFGAAPATAADGPAYPGGARPRDPFPAPGPAPRPRSQSATAAMPMPGTGFEPLPTTESVTVLGTRSGRRAARLLVALLVLLVVAGGGVWVAMAQQDKPNTPLPGYERVAMPGGATIEIPQGWTLTRLSAEHWRYRGPSGYLDVAWTGTPGSSAVAALRTEESRTAASYPHYHRVDLQKVGYRGWDAADWEWTYTGGDGSALRSLDRGFATDGHHGYTIDWTSAAAGWGGARNHELMNAFFSSFQPAT; this is encoded by the coding sequence ATGACCGCTTATCAGGACACGTCGGGGAGGCTGCTGGCGGAGCGCTACCGGCTCGTGTCCGAGCTGGGGCGCGGGGGGATGGGCACGGTCTGGCGGGCCGTGGACGAGATCCTGGGCCGCCCGGTCGCGGTGAAGGAGCTGCGCTTCGCCGCAGGCATGGACGAGGACGAGCGGCGGCGGCTGATCGCCCGCACCCTGACCGAGGCCAAGGCCATCGCCCGGGTCCGGCACACCGCCGCCATCACCGTCTACGACGTGGTCGAGGAGGACGACCGGCCGTGGATCGTGATGGAGCTGGTGGAGTCCCGCTCGCTGAGCGAGGTCATCGCCACCGACGGCGTGCTGCCGCCGAAGCGCGCGGCGGAGATCGGCCTGGAGCTGCTGGCGGTGCTCTCGCAGGCGCACCGCTCCGGCATCCTGCACCGCGACGTCAAACCCTCCAACGTGCTGATCGGGCACGACGGGCGGGTCGTGCTCACCGACTTCGGCATCGCCCGGGTCGAGGGCGACCCCTCGGTGACCTCCACCGGCATGCTGGTCGGCGCGCCCTCCTACATCTCGCCGGAGCGCGCGCGGGGCCGGATCCCGGGCGCGCCCTCCGACCTGTGGTCGCTCGGGGCGACCCTGTACGCGATGGTCGAGGGGCGGCCGCCGTACGACAAGGGCTCGGCACTGTCCACGCTCACCGCGGTGATGACCGAGGAGCTGACGCCCCCGGCCAACGGCGGCCCGCTGGTCCCGGTGATCGCCGGGCTGCTGCGCAAGGACCCGCAGGAGCGCTTCGACGAGAACACCGCCCGGCACCTGCTGCTGCAGGTGCTGAACCAGGACGACAGCTCCCCGCAGCCGGCACAGCCGCCCGCGCCGTCCGCCGCGCAGCAGGCCGCCGGGCCCTCCGCCCGCCCGCCGTTCGGGGCGGCCCCCGCGACCGCCGCCGACGGCCCGGCGTACCCGGGCGGGGCGCGGCCGCGCGACCCCTTCCCGGCGCCCGGGCCCGCGCCGCGCCCGCGCTCGCAGTCCGCCACCGCGGCCATGCCGATGCCCGGCACCGGCTTCGAGCCGCTGCCGACCACCGAGTCGGTGACCGTGCTCGGCACCCGCAGCGGGCGGCGCGCGGCCCGGCTGCTGGTGGCCCTGCTGGTGCTGCTGGTGGTGGCGGGCGGCGGGGTGTGGGTGGCGATGGCGCAGCAGGACAAGCCGAACACCCCGCTCCCCGGCTACGAGCGGGTGGCCATGCCCGGCGGCGCCACCATCGAGATCCCCCAGGGCTGGACGCTGACCCGGCTGTCGGCCGAGCACTGGCGCTACCGGGGCCCGTCCGGCTACCTGGACGTGGCCTGGACCGGTACGCCCGGCAGCAGCGCGGTCGCGGCGCTGCGCACCGAGGAGAGCCGGACCGCTGCGAGCTACCCGCACTACCACCGGGTGGACCTGCAGAAGGTCGGCTACCGGGGCTGGGACGCCGCCGACTGGGAGTGGACCTACACCGGCGGCGACGGCTCGGCCCTGCGCTCGCTCGACCGCGGCTTCGCCACCGACGGCCACCACGGCTACACCATCGACTGGACGTCCGCCGCCGCCGGCTGGGGCGGCGCCCGCAACCACGAACTGATGAACGCCTTCTTCAGCAGTTTTCAGCCCGCGACCTGA